Genomic window (Egicoccus halophilus):
ACCTGGGCACGCCGCCGACGTTGCTGCCCATCCCGCCGGCCCCGTCCGCCCCGCCGGCCGAGCCGGTGACCTACAGCGTCGACGTCGCCGAGGTCCTCGTGCCCACGCCGGCGCAGGTCGCCTTCACCGCCGAGGTGTCGGGTGCGCAGCAGGTCGCCATCGCCCTGCTCGACGCGGACGCCGTCGAGGTCGACGAGGACGGCGTACTCACCGACGTGGGCGATGGCAGCCTCGCCGCCGCGGCGTCGGCCGTCGTGATCAACGTGAACGGTCGGTCGATCAGCGGCGGCATCAACCCGGCCGTTGCGGACGTCGACGGTCCCGTGCACTTCACGGTCGGCACCATGGACGAGGAGTCGTTCGTCGCCCTGGTGTTCGACCCGCCGTCCGTCAGCATCGAGGACGGCGCGCTGGTCGGCTCGTACGGCGTGAGTGACGTGGTGACCGTCACCAACGTCGAAGGCATCGCCCTGACCGACGAGGACGGCGCACCCGTCGCGGCCACCAGTGTCCCCGCGGACACCGAGGTCACGGTGAACGCCGGGTTGGTGGACGTCGAGGGCGAGCTCGTGCCCACCGGTGGCCAGCTCGAGTACGAGCTCGCGCGTGTCGACGGTGTCGAGCGCTGTGACGCGTTGCAGGCCGACCCGGGTGCGGCGGACGAGGACGAGGTGTTCCTGCGCGGCGCGACCACGCTGACGGACGGGGCGGCGCAGGTCGTCGTACCCGGCGGCGCCGGCGGGGACGTGCACTGCGTGCTGGCACGTTGGGATCCGACCGACGGGCCCTACGAGCGCAGCAGCGCGACCAGTGGCCTCGAGCTGGCCGGCCACGGCGCCATCGCCTACCGCGGTGCGCCGATCGCGACCACGGCGCGGTTCGCGAGCGACACGACCTTCGTGCCGGCCGGGAGCTGGTTCTTCCACGCCCTCACGGTGCGCGACCAGTACGACGCGCCGGTGGCCGGCGCCGACGTCCGGTTCGTCGCCACCTCCGGGAGCAACACCGTCGCGGAGACAAGGACCACCACGGCGGCCGACGGCGTGGCTGTGCTTCGCCGGCACGGATCCGACAACCGGACCGACGTCGTGAGCGCGGTCGTCGAGCGTCCCGGCGGCGACAGCCTCCCGGCGGTGACCGCGATCGTCCACTGGTACGACCAGTCGACCGATCTCACCGATGCGACCTACGCCTACCTCGGCTTCGACGGCGCCGCCGACCGGCTCTTCGTGCGGCCCACCGGTGCCGCGGCGTTCCCCAACTACGGCGTCAGCTACGCCGAGGTGGACATCCACCGCATCGACGGCGAGACCGTGTCGTTCGAGCAGTTCGAGGCCGCCCTCGGGACGGCCACCGTCACCGACGTCAGCATCACGGGCCTGTACACGGCCGAGGCGTCGACGGTGTTCGACCTCCGTCTCGCCGAGGACTGATCCTCCGGAAGGCGTGCGCCGACGCCGCTCCGCGTCGACGGCCCGGGCCCCGGTCGCGCACAGCGACCGGGGCTCGGCACGTCAGGCGTCCGCCGCGTCGTCGAACAGCGCCGCGCCCAGCGCCGGCGTCACCCAGTGCGCGTAGGCCACGGTCAGGTGGTGGGTGTCCCAGTAGACGAGCAGGTCGCCCACGACCAGCGGACAACGCCCCTCGGCGCACACGAAGCGGGTCGTGTCCACGAACGCGATCCCGTCGGCCGTCGCGCGGGCCCGTTGCGCGTCACGCAGTTCGAGGTCGACCGCGTCGGCCAGCGTCGGGGTGCACGCCTCCAGGGTGTCGAGGTTGCGCGCCAGGCACTCCGGCGCGACGAAGTCGAGACGTGGTGACACGCCGAACGCGACGACCCGCGTGTCGGGACTGACCTCGTGGATCCTGGACGTGGTCCGGGACTGTCCCTCGGCCAGGTTGCGTGCGTCCTCGCCCTCGAGCCGTTCGCCCTCGAAGGTGTGGGCCTCGTAGTGCGAGGCGTTGCTGACCACCAACAGCTCGGGGCGCTCGTCGGCGAGTCGCGTGAAGGCGTGCTCGCGCCAGGTGGTGCAGGCGTCACCGCGGGTGCCGTCGCGCCAGATGTGGATGTCGGCCGACGGGCACCCCGCCTTGACGAGCACGACCAGTCGCCAGCCGCGTTCGACGGCGAGGCGCTCGAAGGCCGGGAACCAGTGCGCGGCGTGGCTGTCGCCGAACAACACCAGCGTCCGCTCGGCAGCCGGGTCGCCGTACACACAGGGAGGCGACTCGACCCCGGAGGCGACGCACCCGTCGTCGTAGATCCGCGGCAGTCGCTCGCCGGCCTCGGCCAGCGGCGGGGTGAGCCCGGCGGGGACCGCCTCGGTGTCCCCGGCAGCCTCGAGGATCGTGCGCAGCGCCTCGTCGAGCTCACCGGCGACGGAGACCGGCTTGCCCGCGGCGTCCGGCTCACCGTCCGACGTGAACTGCGCCATCGCCTCCAGCAGTGCCCGCTCGCTCTGCCCGGCGCCGGTGAGCGTCGGTGCACTGATCGCCGCGACGAGGCTGAGCACGAGCGACCCCGCTGCCAACGAGGCGCCCATCGACAGCGAGTTGCGGGGCCGCGCAGCCAACCGGCGCGAGTGACGGACCGGGTCCTCGACGAGGGCGAAGCTGGCCTCGGCCAGCAGCCAGGAGGCCGCCAGGCACGCGACCGCCTCGAGCGCACGCAGCGGTCGGCCGAGCGCATGTTCGGTGAGCACCAGGACCGGCCAGTGCCACAGGTACAGGGAGTACGACAGCTTCCCGGTGCGCTGCAGCCACGCCCGGTCGAGCACCGGGGCGAGCGGGTTGCGGTCCCGGTCGCCGGCGGCCAGCACGGCCACGGTGCCCAGCACCGGTATCAGGGCCCACGGCCCCGGGAAGGTCGTGGTGGCGTCGAAGACGGCGGCCGCCCCGACGACCGCAGCCAGCCCGACACCGGCGGCGAGTCGTGCGGCGCCGGGGCCGAGCCGGGCACCGACCAGGGCGAGCAGGGCACCGGCGGCCAGCTCCCACGCGCGCGTGTGCAGCGACAGGTACGCCAGCGTCGGGTCGGTGACGCTGTCGACGACCGCCCACGCGAACGACACCAGGGTCACGACGACCAGGCCGGCCACGATCGGGCGCCGACCGCGTCCCCGGAAGGCGGCCGCCAGGCCGAGGACCAGCAGCGGCCACAGCACGTAGAACTGTTCCTCGACCGCCAACGACCAGAAGTGCAGCAGCGGGGACTCGGCCAGGTCGGCCGCGAGATAGTCCAGGCCGACCGCGACGAACCGGTAGTTGGCCAGCCAGGCGGCCGACCACAGCCCGTCGCGTGCGACCGATTCGGCCACCATCGGACTGGCGAACACCCGCGCGCCGAGCACCGTGGTGACCAGCACGAGCGTCGACGCCGGCAGCAGCCGCCGGAAGCGACGGGCGTAGAAGGTCGGCAACGCGATGCGGCCGGTGCGTTCGAGTTCGGTGACCAACCCGCGGGTGATCAGGTAGCCGGACAGGACGAAGAACACGTCGACGCCCACGTAGCCGCCCGGCAGCCAGGCGGCACCCGCGTGGTAGATCATCACCAGCAGCACCGCGATGCCGCGCAGGCCCTCGATGTCGCTGCGGAAGCGGCGAGGGGTGACGGGGCGGTCGAAGACGGTGGCGGAGGGAGCGGTCATCCGGCCTCTGGTCGTGTCGCGGTCGGTCCGTCGACGCACGGGGCCGGTCCCGGCCGGACGGGATCCGGGCCGGCGGCGCACGCGCACGCGGTCGACGCGAGCGCCGCGCTGCGGGCCACCCCCCGTGGCCGGCGAGGGTACCGCCCGCCGCCGGGCGTTCCGGTGCAGCGAGGCCCGCCCGTCGTGGCCCGGGGCGCCGGGTGACGGATCGTCGTGTGCGGGGCGCGTCGAGCAGCGAGACACCTCGGAGACACCCGGCGTCGAGACTCTCGCGTGGGGGTCCAGCGCCGGTCACCGCCCGACCGGACGGGCCCCGGTTCGTGCGCCCGACCCCCGAGGTACCTGCTCTTGTCGCTCCCGTCGTCGCTCCCGCGCGTCCGCCTCGGCTCGTGGCTGGTCGGCCGTGCCAGCCCGTGGCTGGTGGTGGTCGGCGTCGGAACGCTGCTGGGCCTGGCCTGGCTCGCCACGTACCTGGCGGGTGGGGCACCCAGCACCCTCCCGCACGCCTACTACGTCGCGATCCTGGTCGCCGCTGCCGCTCTGGGACCCGTGGGCGGCGCGGCGACGGGGGTCCTCGCCGGTCTGCTCGGAGGCCCGCTCACCCCGGCTGACGTCGCCACCGGCGCCCCGCAGCCCGCGATCGACTGGCTGGTCCGCGGCTTCTTCTTCGTGCTCTCCGGTGCGCTCGTGGGCGGCCTGGTCGCCAACCTGCGCCGTTCCTACGAGGCGGCCGTCGCCGACCGGTTCGACCGCGAGGTGCAGTTGAGCGTCGCGTCGCCCGAACCGCCCTCGGCGATCGCGCCACTGCACGAGTGGCAGGTGCGCGCCCTGCTCGAGCAGCGCGACTTCTCGATCGTGTTCCAGCCGCTGTACGCGCTCGACGACGGCCGGCTGGTGGCGGTGGAGGCGCTGACCCGTTTCCACACCGACCCGCCGGAACGTCCCGACGTCTGGTTCCAGCGGGCGACGTGTGCCGGACTCGGTCGTGACCTCGAACTCGCCGCGATCGACCAGGCACTGACGGCGGTCGCGGCCGACGGGTTGCCGCCGGACGTGGGGGTGAACCTCAACTGCTCGCCGCAGGCGCTGGCGGATCCGCGGCTGCCCGGCCTGCTCGGTCGTACGCGGCGTCCGGTCGTGTTCGAGATCACCGAACACGCAATGGTCGAGGACTACCCGGCGTTGGAGGCGGCGATGCAACGTCTGCGCGAGCACGGGGCCCGCTTCGCGGTCGACGACGCCGGTGCGGGCTTCGCGAGCCTTCGTCACATCGTCCGACTCGCGCCCGAGTTCATCAAGCTCGACATGTCCCTGACCCAGAACCTGCGCGCCGACCCGGTGCGCAGCACCTTGGCCGCCTGCCTGCTGCGCTTCACCAACGAGACCGGTCGACGCCTCGTCGCCGAGGGCATCGAGCACGCCGCCGACCTCGCGCACTGGCGTCACCTGGGTGCCCATGCGGCGCAGGGGCACCACCTCGGGCGTCCGGGCCCGCTGCCGGTGCCACAACACTGCCCGGCGATCGCCGTCGAGGCCGACCGCGGGGGCGGTGGCGATCCCACGCTCCGTTAGCCTGTGACGGACGTCCGGGAGAGGGTGGCGTGGCCGTGCTCGAGGTGCTGCTGCTGGGAGGCTTCCAGTTGCGGCTCGACGGCGAGTCGTTGGCGCCACTGCCGTCCCGGGCGGCCCGGTCGTTGTTCGCGCACCTGCTGATCCACCGTGGCTCGCCCCAGCCGCGCGAGCGACTCGCGGCCGCGTTCTGGCCGGACCTGCCCGGCGCCCGGGGCCGGCGGCGGCTGAGCCACACGTTGTGGCAGATCCAGGACGCGTTCGCCGAGGTCCCCGGTGGGTGGGACCACCTGCGGGCCACCAGCGACACGATCGCGGTCGACGGTGACGCGCCGTGCCGCATCGACGTCGAGGACTTCGAGGGGGAGCTCGACCGTGCCCGCGAGCTGCGCGACACCCTGGGCGCGGTCGACGGCATCGCCGTGCTGCAACGTGCCGTCGAGCGCTACCGCGGCGACTTCCTCGCCGGACACTACGACGAGTGGGTCCTGGTCGAACAGCAGCGCCTCGCCCAGCGCCACCTCGACGCGCTGGGTGACCTCGTGGCGCTCACCCGGTCCGTGGGGGCCTACGACGAAGCGCTCGTCTACGCCCGGCGACTCACCCACCAGGACCCCCTGCGCGAGGACGCACACCGCGAGGTCATGCGGCTGTGCACCCTGCTCGGTCGCACCAGCGACGCCCTGCGCCAGTACGAACGCTGTCGCGAGGTGCTCGCGGAGGAACTGGGCACCGAACCGGCTGCGGCCACCCGGCAGCTGCACCAGCGCATCCTGCACGAACGGCGACGGGTCGAGGGAGCGCCCCCGGGCCCGCCGGCCTCGTCCTTCCCGCAGCGGCTGCCGCTGGCCGGTCGGAACGCGGAGCGCGCCGACGGGGTCGCGGTCCTCGAGGACGCCCAGGCCGGGCGCGGCGGACTCGTCCTGATCGAGGCGTCGGCCGGCCACGGCAAGTCACGCCTGCTCACCGAACTGCTCGACGACGCCCGCTGGCGCGGGGCCAAGACGCTGCTGGCCAGTGGCCGCGGGCCGCAGGGCTCGGGCCCGTACGCGGTGGTCCGCCAACTGCTGGAGCCGGCGCTGACCCCGCTGCGGGTGGAGCAGTTGCGTCACCGGCTCGACCCGGTGTGGCTGGGGCTGGTCGCCGAGCTGTTGCCGCCGGTGGCGCGCGCCCTGCCCCCGGCACTGCGGCCGATCGCGGCGGTGCGGCCCGAGGAGGCCGCGGGCCGGTTGCGCTCGGCCCTGGTGCGGACCCTGGTCGCGATGGCGTCGCTCGATCCGCTCGTGGTGGCCGTCGACGACCTGCAGTGGGCCGACGACGCGTCCCTGGAGCTGCTGGCCGAACTGTCGGCCGAGGTCGGTGACGCCAGCATCGCGCTCCTGCTCGCCTACCGCGGTGACGAGGCCCGCCGTCGGGGACCGGTGTGGCGGACCGTGCGTGACCTCGACCGGCGACTGCGGCCGGTGCGGTTGCTGCTGCAACCGCTCGCACCCGCCGATGTGACGGCGGTCGTACGTGCGGCCGGGCTCGGGCGCGGCGCCGAGGCCGCGTTGGCGCAGCGTCTGCACCGCGAGACCGGTGGCAACCCGTTGTTCGTGGTGGAGACCCTGCGTTCCATCGCCGAGACCGTGGACGACCTCGACGTGGATGCCGGCACGCTCCCGTTGCCCGCCACCATCCGCGACCTGGTCCGCACCCGGCTGGCATCGTTGTCCAGCGACGAGCGTGCACTGGTGGAGGTCGCGGCCGTCGCGGGTGACGGCACCGGGCTCGACGTCCTGGCCGAGGCGACCGAACTTCCCCGGCGGACGGTGGTCGACGCCGCCTCGACGCTGGTCCGTCGTGCGCTGCTGCGTGAGGCCGCCGACGGGGTGTCGCTGTCGCACGAGCAGTTGCGTCGGGTGACGCTCGATGTGCTGACCGAGGCCGCCCGACGGGCGCTGCACCGGCGGGTGGGCACGGCGCGCGAGCGGCTCGAGCCGGAGGCCGTCGACCGGCTCGCGCACCACTTCGCCGAGGCCGGCGACGTCCGCAAGGCCGTCCACTACCTGCTGGCCGCCGGGCGGGCAGCGGCGGCGGTCCACGCGTACGCCGCCGCTGCCGACTACCTGCACCGGGCGGTCGTGCAGCAGCGACAGCGTCCGGCCAGTGTCGCCGCCCGGTTCGACCTGCTCGCCGAGCTGGCCGACGTCCTCGACGTGCTCGGTGACCGGGCCGCCCAGCAGTCGGTGGTGGAGGAACTGGTCGCGCTCGCGCAGGGCTCGCCCGCCCGCGAGGTCGAGGCGCTGCGCCGGCGGGCCCTGGTGCGGGCCCAGGCCGGCGAGCACGCGGCGGCCCGTCGGGACGCGCACCGGGCGGTCGACACCGCCGACACGGTCGGCGACGACCGTCGCGCGGCGCAGGCCTGCTTCGCCCTGGCCCGCGTGCTGGCCTGGGGCGGCGAGCGACGCGCCTCGCTGCCGCTGCTGGTCCGCGCGGTCCGCACCGCCGGGATCGACCCCTCCCTGGCGCTCGAGATCCGGACCACGCTGGCGTCGGTGCTGCGCGAGCTCGGCCGCTACCGCGCCGCCGCGGTGGAGCTCGACGCGATCCTCGATCGCGCGGCCCAGGCCGGCGAGCTGCGGGCCGAGGCCCATGCCCTGGGGGTCCTGGGCACGGTGCGCATGGAGACCGGCGACCATGCGGACGCCAGCACGCTGTACACCCGGGCCATCGACGGATTCTCCGCTCTCGGACTGCCGCAGGGGATGGCGATCGCGCAGGTCAACCTGGCCAACGTCCGCTACGTCCAGGGACGGATCGGTGAGGCGCTGGACGCCTACGAGGCCGCGGCCACGACGTTCGCGACCATCGACGACCGACGGGGGGAGGCCACCGTCCGGCTCAACCTCGGTGTCGTGGCCGCCGACGTGCTCGGCGACGACGCCCGCGCGTCCCGTGCCCTCGTGGCCGCGCTCGACCATTTCGCCGAGGCCGGCGACCGGGCGTTCGAGGCGGCGTGCCGGGAGACGCTCGCCCGTCTCGCCCTGCGGGCCGGTGACCTGTCCGAGGCACGACGGCAGATCGGGGCGGCGCTCGCCCTGGACGTGGCGGACGAGGATCTCCGCGGGCAGGTGCAGATCCTGTTGCGCGCCGGCGAGGTCGAGCTCGCCGCGGGGGACACGGCCGCCGCCGCCGCCGCGGTCGCGCGGGCGGAGCTGCTCGTGGGGCGCGCCGAGCTCGCCGACCGCCGCGTCGAGGTCCGCGCCCTCGAGGGGCGCATCCTGCTCGCCCGGGGCCGACCGCACGCCGCGCTGGAGGCGACCCGCGCGGCGGTCGACGGCCTCACCGGGTCGGTCGAACGCCCGGAGCTGGTGCGACTGGCCCACGCCGAGGTCCTCGCCGCCCTCGGGCACGAGGCCGAGGCGGCGACGGTCGCCACCCGGGCGGCCGACGAACTCGGCAGGTTGCTCGTCGACCTGCCGCCCGAGTTGCGTGCGCAGGCCGAGGCGGTGCCCGAGCACCGTCGGATCCTGACCGCCGCGGCGCGGTCGCCGGCGTCACGCGTGCGGCTGGTCGTCGCGGCGCGCGGTGCACCGCGCGGACGTCCCCTGCGACCGGCCGAGCGCCTCGAGGTCGAGGTGTCACTGACGACCGACGTCCCGCTCCCCGACGATCCGGTGGAAGCCAGGCGGGCGCGACTCGCCCTGGTCGTCGCGGACATCGAGGACCAGGGGGGTGCCCCGACCACCCTCGACCTGGCGGCGCTGCTCGGGGTCAGCGAGGCCACCGTGCGTCGGGACCTGCAGGCGCTGCGCGCGGCCGGGCGGCCCTTGACGACCCGGGGCAGCCGCACGGGATGACGCCTGGCCGACCCCGGACGGGGTCGGGATCTGAGGTAGTTCCGAGACACCGCACCGGCACGCTCGTGCCGTCGTCTCCCTCCCCGATCCCGCGAGGAACCCGCTCATGTCGCGTCTCAAGGCCCGCCTGACCACCGTCGCACTGCTCGCCACCACGGCCGTGCTGTCCGCTTCACCGGCGTTCGCCGGCATCAAGAACATGGGCCTGTAGTCCGGCCTCGCAACGGGGGGCGGCGCCCGGCGGTGTCGGCCGGTCGGGCGCCGACTTGAGCAGGATCCGCGGCTACGCGCGCTGACGCGTCGGATCCGCTGCCGAAGCACCGTTCGGGCGTGCTCGGCCGTACCGTCCCGCCAGCGGCCGGGCGCCACGGAGGGCGCCGCGCAGGGGACCGACGATGGCAGTGTTCGGGGCGATGGCGGTGTCCGGCGTCGGACGTGGGGTCCCGCGTCGGTTGCTGGTGATGGCGACCGCGCTCGCGCTCACGGTGCCGTCCGTCCCGGCTGCCGCTGCCACGGTCGCCGCCGACGAGACCGCGGCCGAGACGAGCGCGGCCGGCACGAGGGCGTCGGGCGCGTCCGTCGACGGGGCCGTCGACGACGGCGCGACGTACTTCGTCGAGGGGGAGCGCGCGGCCGTCGAACGCGCCGTGGGCGCGGTCGGTGGGACCGTCCTGGACCGCTTCGACGACGCCTTCGACGGCGTCACGGTCCACGTGCCGCCCGACGCGGCGCAGGCCCTCGACCGGCACCCGGCCCTCGAGGTGACCCCGGACGTCGTCGTGCGTGTGCAGTCGACCACCACCGGTGGCACGCAGACCTCGCCGCCCTGGGGCCTCGACCGGCTCGACCAGGTCGGTCTCCCGCTCGACGGGCGCTACACCTCCACCAACGCGGGCACCGGTGTGCGCGTCTACGTGCTCGACACGGGCGTGAACGCCGCCCACACCGACCTGGTGGGCCGGCTGGAGGCCGGCGTGGACCTGGTCCCCGGTGGCGCCGGCACCGACGACTGCAACGGCCACGGCACGCACGCGGCGGCGACGGTCGCCGGACACACCTTCGGGGTCGCCAAGCAGGCGACCATCGTGCCGGTCCGGGTGCTCGACTGCGCCGGGGCGGGGATGTCGAGCGCCGTCGTCGCCGGTCTCGACTGGATCCTGGCCAACCACCCGGCGGAGCGCCGTGGGGTGGTCAACCTGAGCCTGGGCGGACCGGCGAGCGCGGTGCTCGACGCCGCCGTCGCCCGCACGGTCGCGGCCGGTCTGCCCGTGGTCGTCGCCGCCGGCAACAGCAACGTCGACGCGTGCAGCCAGTCGCCGGCCCGGGAACCGTCGGCGGTCACGGTCGGGGCCAGCACCAACGTCGATCAGCGCGCGTCGTTCAGCAACTTCGGTCGCTGTCTGGACGTGTTCGCCCCCGGGCAGCAGATCCGCTCGGCCTGGGTCGGCTCGGCGACGGCGAGCGCGACCATCAGCGGCACCTCGATGGCTGCGCCGCACGTCGCCGGCGTGCTGG
Coding sequences:
- a CDS encoding EAL domain-containing protein is translated as MSLPSSLPRVRLGSWLVGRASPWLVVVGVGTLLGLAWLATYLAGGAPSTLPHAYYVAILVAAAALGPVGGAATGVLAGLLGGPLTPADVATGAPQPAIDWLVRGFFFVLSGALVGGLVANLRRSYEAAVADRFDREVQLSVASPEPPSAIAPLHEWQVRALLEQRDFSIVFQPLYALDDGRLVAVEALTRFHTDPPERPDVWFQRATCAGLGRDLELAAIDQALTAVAADGLPPDVGVNLNCSPQALADPRLPGLLGRTRRPVVFEITEHAMVEDYPALEAAMQRLREHGARFAVDDAGAGFASLRHIVRLAPEFIKLDMSLTQNLRADPVRSTLAACLLRFTNETGRRLVAEGIEHAADLAHWRHLGAHAAQGHHLGRPGPLPVPQHCPAIAVEADRGGGGDPTLR
- a CDS encoding S-layer homology domain-containing protein is translated as MSKPHRSARALGAGLAGAMVLSLLPAGAALARPDVDTVCDDAPVFDFQDANVIAPNQAQVVNCLAAYGITVGDTDGNFLPGTSTTRQQMALFVARFLSQAVYGTNALPPEAYLLEDAFPDVAVLRSAQQRAAINWLADLGIVSGFTDETYRPAARVSRQQMATYVAESLRALDVDLPTGVNRFPDVVPGAAHAANVTALREVEIVTGFRDGNFRPGQNVSRQQVARYLVNAAAYTFEQDPEAWAGQYLGTPPTLLPIPPAPSAPPAEPVTYSVDVAEVLVPTPAQVAFTAEVSGAQQVAIALLDADAVEVDEDGVLTDVGDGSLAAAASAVVINVNGRSISGGINPAVADVDGPVHFTVGTMDEESFVALVFDPPSVSIEDGALVGSYGVSDVVTVTNVEGIALTDEDGAPVAATSVPADTEVTVNAGLVDVEGELVPTGGQLEYELARVDGVERCDALQADPGAADEDEVFLRGATTLTDGAAQVVVPGGAGGDVHCVLARWDPTDGPYERSSATSGLELAGHGAIAYRGAPIATTARFASDTTFVPAGSWFFHALTVRDQYDAPVAGADVRFVATSGSNTVAETRTTTAADGVAVLRRHGSDNRTDVVSAVVERPGGDSLPAVTAIVHWYDQSTDLTDATYAYLGFDGAADRLFVRPTGAAAFPNYGVSYAEVDIHRIDGETVSFEQFEAALGTATVTDVSITGLYTAEASTVFDLRLAED
- a CDS encoding S8 family serine peptidase, whose protein sequence is MAVFGAMAVSGVGRGVPRRLLVMATALALTVPSVPAAAATVAADETAAETSAAGTRASGASVDGAVDDGATYFVEGERAAVERAVGAVGGTVLDRFDDAFDGVTVHVPPDAAQALDRHPALEVTPDVVVRVQSTTTGGTQTSPPWGLDRLDQVGLPLDGRYTSTNAGTGVRVYVLDTGVNAAHTDLVGRLEAGVDLVPGGAGTDDCNGHGTHAAATVAGHTFGVAKQATIVPVRVLDCAGAGMSSAVVAGLDWILANHPAERRGVVNLSLGGPASAVLDAAVARTVAAGLPVVVAAGNSNVDACSQSPAREPSAVTVGASTNVDQRASFSNFGRCLDVFAPGQQIRSAWVGSATASATISGTSMAAPHVAGVLARALEAAPTRSADALTTAMLTGATRGRIASAGTGSPDRLLNTRFVDLLVAPSSLPPAVLAVDGRPLPPATRGSAFSHRFQANHATSTVSWRIVAGTLPAGLSLTTDGLLRGTPSSSAVTRTVTVQVTDQRGAVARRDVRVDVAPAVTLPVTKFPLGRVGDDYQQRVTASGGSGALTFSVASGALPAGLRLGADGRLAGRPTAARTTTVQIRATDPAGRTGSRTFTLQVVPQLQVTTTAVPSARVRAAYRASLTASGGTGGYRWRVTAGTLPAGLKLSTTGIVSGTPTTAATTRTVNVQVTDSGGRAVVRQLTIRVG
- a CDS encoding BTAD domain-containing putative transcriptional regulator; the encoded protein is MAVLEVLLLGGFQLRLDGESLAPLPSRAARSLFAHLLIHRGSPQPRERLAAAFWPDLPGARGRRRLSHTLWQIQDAFAEVPGGWDHLRATSDTIAVDGDAPCRIDVEDFEGELDRARELRDTLGAVDGIAVLQRAVERYRGDFLAGHYDEWVLVEQQRLAQRHLDALGDLVALTRSVGAYDEALVYARRLTHQDPLREDAHREVMRLCTLLGRTSDALRQYERCREVLAEELGTEPAAATRQLHQRILHERRRVEGAPPGPPASSFPQRLPLAGRNAERADGVAVLEDAQAGRGGLVLIEASAGHGKSRLLTELLDDARWRGAKTLLASGRGPQGSGPYAVVRQLLEPALTPLRVEQLRHRLDPVWLGLVAELLPPVARALPPALRPIAAVRPEEAAGRLRSALVRTLVAMASLDPLVVAVDDLQWADDASLELLAELSAEVGDASIALLLAYRGDEARRRGPVWRTVRDLDRRLRPVRLLLQPLAPADVTAVVRAAGLGRGAEAALAQRLHRETGGNPLFVVETLRSIAETVDDLDVDAGTLPLPATIRDLVRTRLASLSSDERALVEVAAVAGDGTGLDVLAEATELPRRTVVDAASTLVRRALLREAADGVSLSHEQLRRVTLDVLTEAARRALHRRVGTARERLEPEAVDRLAHHFAEAGDVRKAVHYLLAAGRAAAAVHAYAAAADYLHRAVVQQRQRPASVAARFDLLAELADVLDVLGDRAAQQSVVEELVALAQGSPAREVEALRRRALVRAQAGEHAAARRDAHRAVDTADTVGDDRRAAQACFALARVLAWGGERRASLPLLVRAVRTAGIDPSLALEIRTTLASVLRELGRYRAAAVELDAILDRAAQAGELRAEAHALGVLGTVRMETGDHADASTLYTRAIDGFSALGLPQGMAIAQVNLANVRYVQGRIGEALDAYEAAATTFATIDDRRGEATVRLNLGVVAADVLGDDARASRALVAALDHFAEAGDRAFEAACRETLARLALRAGDLSEARRQIGAALALDVADEDLRGQVQILLRAGEVELAAGDTAAAAAAVARAELLVGRAELADRRVEVRALEGRILLARGRPHAALEATRAAVDGLTGSVERPELVRLAHAEVLAALGHEAEAATVATRAADELGRLLVDLPPELRAQAEAVPEHRRILTAAARSPASRVRLVVAARGAPRGRPLRPAERLEVEVSLTTDVPLPDDPVEARRARLALVVADIEDQGGAPTTLDLAALLGVSEATVRRDLQALRAAGRPLTTRGSRTG
- a CDS encoding acyltransferase family protein; this encodes MTAPSATVFDRPVTPRRFRSDIEGLRGIAVLLVMIYHAGAAWLPGGYVGVDVFFVLSGYLITRGLVTELERTGRIALPTFYARRFRRLLPASTLVLVTTVLGARVFASPMVAESVARDGLWSAAWLANYRFVAVGLDYLAADLAESPLLHFWSLAVEEQFYVLWPLLVLGLAAAFRGRGRRPIVAGLVVVTLVSFAWAVVDSVTDPTLAYLSLHTRAWELAAGALLALVGARLGPGAARLAAGVGLAAVVGAAAVFDATTTFPGPWALIPVLGTVAVLAAGDRDRNPLAPVLDRAWLQRTGKLSYSLYLWHWPVLVLTEHALGRPLRALEAVACLAASWLLAEASFALVEDPVRHSRRLAARPRNSLSMGASLAAGSLVLSLVAAISAPTLTGAGQSERALLEAMAQFTSDGEPDAAGKPVSVAGELDEALRTILEAAGDTEAVPAGLTPPLAEAGERLPRIYDDGCVASGVESPPCVYGDPAAERTLVLFGDSHAAHWFPAFERLAVERGWRLVVLVKAGCPSADIHIWRDGTRGDACTTWREHAFTRLADERPELLVVSNASHYEAHTFEGERLEGEDARNLAEGQSRTTSRIHEVSPDTRVVAFGVSPRLDFVAPECLARNLDTLEACTPTLADAVDLELRDAQRARATADGIAFVDTTRFVCAEGRCPLVVGDLLVYWDTHHLTVAYAHWVTPALGAALFDDAADA